GTGGCCCATTGGAAAATAGGTAAAATTATTTTTGTCATTATTCAAAAATATCAACATGTACCTTTATCTTGCTCATTTAAAAATAACCAATTTAATAATAGGACAATTCAAAATATGCACGCACAATAAAAGATGCTTGTGCTTCTAAACACACGCatttaaaaatatgttcacatATTTTAAGAAAATGTTTATGTAATTTACAAAATTTTCATGTGATTAAAACGGAAATACGTAATTGGAAAAAGTCTTCACATGTTTTAAGAAATAAAGCACACCAACTAAGGAATAATTCGCCCCACCTAACATTGTACGTGATCCGTTCTCTCCATGCcgtcccccgccccctcccccgtgTCGTTTTTGCATGGTAATTTCCCAGCGCTGAAAGAACTAGTGATAATGGTAGGTTTGTTGTTCTTTTTTCTCACGTTTCTGCTCGCTATCTCGGCGGTCTATCCGTTGGATGGGACATGGGAGTGATAGGTATCGGGAGAGAGGTAGCAACCACAATGCCATGCGTTGGATCGTGGTTTGTTTATCGATGGAGTTGCAACGGACGCCACTGGGTTGATGGGAGCTTGACGATGACGAATGCGACGCCGAGAGCTACTCCATTCTTCAGGGCTCCTTCCTGCTCGTAGTGCCATGACCATGGTGATAAGGCGGAGATGGACGGCGGCAAGGCAATAACAGACTACAGTCAGCCGCCCAGCGAGATAGAGGCTCCTTGTCGCCGTGCACAGTGGCGGACCCAGGAATTGAAGTTAGCCGGGGCGAACATTTAATGTTTAAATTTTTTTCACTACAAATGCAGCTATATTCAACCAGAACTCATAGCATTCAACAGCAAAAGGATGAAAAGACTATTTAAAACTAGTACACTGTTAAAAGTCGCCGAGGCCGCCTGACTGCTCACATGGACTCTTGCCGCTTGAAATGCTCAGTTATGCCACAATATGATCCCATAATTCCAATTTCCAAATGAGACCTACAAAATAAAGAATGCATTAGCACAAGTGTGATGAGAGTTGTATATTTTGATATAGACACACATCTGATGGTAACTGGGTGGTAGTATACCTTTAAGACGTAATTGCATACTGAACACGAGGTTGTGGAGGTAGATGACCTCGACGGTTCTTCAAGGCATGAAAATGAACCATAATCTCTTTATCACTAATTTTAGCAAATATCTCGCGCTCAACAAAGCAAACCATCAAATCATTAAGCCAATCATCACCCATCTTGTTTCGAAGATCAGTCTTTATAATATTCATGGCTGAGAAAACCCTctcaactgatgcagttgccaCCGGTAATGTCAATGCAAGTCTGATGAGCCGATAAACCAATGGGAATACCAGATGTTGTCTACTCTGAACCAACTTGAGAGCAAGAGAACTCAAACTATCGCAAGCCAAGAATTCAGTACTTCTTTTCATCACATCAATATATATGTTGAGTTGATCAGTCAACAGATAGAGCTCTTGTGAAGAGAAATCAATTGAGTAAATATTTGCAAGCTCAACTAGCTTATCATGATCAAAGTTGCTAAATGAGTCTCTAGGATCAAGGCAAGCAATGCACTTCAACAAGCGTGTAGAAGTTTCACTAAATCGATTATTCATCTCAACTATGTTTCTATCCAACACCTCATTGAATATAGTTACCTTGTAATGATGGAGACAAGTAACCATTTTGCGTGATCTTCTTGGGTAACCCCTTGCTGAAATGTTATCATCCATATTGGGCACTATTATATTTCTTGCAGCACAAAAGTTAGTAGTAGATATTAAGAGAGGCTCCCATCCATCATCTCTCAACTTTTGTAATAGACTTTTCACTGACACAATCATATTCATAGCACAGACTATATTCTGATCTTTTTGTTGCAATGCTTGTGACAAATCATTGGTTAAACCAAGCACTCGAAGCATCAAATGCAAGATAAGAACAAATTCAAATGTTTCCATGTTTATCATAAAGCCAGAAGCCAAACCTCTATCATCAGCATCTGCTCCATCAAGAGAAATACCATGTAGCACTTCAACCACGGAATCCCACATTTGATATATCCGGATTAGAGTCTTGTGGTGTGACCCCCATCGTGTATCACCGGGTCTTGCTAAACTTGTCTCTTGATGCTCGCCTTTTCCTGACAAAATCTCCCCATGCTCTAACTGTAAAACCAGGTTGTCATGATGCTTCTGCAACAATGCATCTTTTCTTTTACACGAGGCACTTACCTACAAGAAAAGAGTAAGTGCATTAGAATTTTATAATGGCTAGATATATACTATTTGGATTTGCAAATCCATAAGCTATAAGAAATAAGAAGTACTAACCATGTTGACAATCTTATTTGTATGTCCAAAGAAATCACTAACAGCTAGGACTCCCTTGACAACAGCAACAACTACCAATTGAAGTTGGTGGGCAAAACAATGCACATAAAAAGCATATGGATTGACATCTAGCACCAATTTCTTCAAACCATTAAATTCTCCACGCATATTTGAGGCCCCATCATATCCTTGTCCTCTCAATCTAGACATGGATAAATTATGTTTAACAAACATTGCGTCCAAAGATCTTTTCAAAGAAGCGGATGTAGTATCAAGAACATGTTTAACACCAAGCAATCTTTCCAAAGACTCCCCTTTTTGGTTCGCGAACCTTCAAGCAAAACAAACTATAAAATTAGAACAAGCATGTGAGGGTAGAGTAGGTACATTCAGAATTAGAACAATCATGACAAATAACTAACCTCACAATCACAGCCATTTGCTCTCTAACCGATACATCACGAGACTCATCAACAAGTAGAGAGAAATTACTATCACCAAGCTCAGTCATTATCACTTTTGTAGTCACTTCGGCACATGCTTGTACTATTTGTTTTTGGATTTTATGACAAGTCAATTGATGATTGCCAGGAGCATTTTTATGGACCACATCGGCTACATCTTTGCATCTTTCTGCATACCAATCCAACATCTCAAGGAAATTACCCTTGTTCATGGAAGTGGTAGTCTCATCGTGCCCACGAAAAGCTAGGCCTTGAGAGACAAGAAACCTTACCACACCTACAACAGCCCTCAAACGCTCTTCATATTCAATATGTGATTTCTCAGTATGAGAAGTCATTGCATATGACACACTTTGCTTTTGGTTTTTGAAATCTTCACACCGTCTTCTAGCATTGTTGTGAGCGCTGTTTGGTCCACCTACATGAGCATTGAATATTTCCACTACCTTCTTCCAATTTTTGAACCCTTTCTTAGTGAAGACATCATGGCCAAACTTGTCACCAATGCTTGGAGGCTTGAAAAGAAAACAATGGAAACAATAGGCAGATTTTGTCTCTTTACTATACTCTAGCCAATCATAATCTTTATACCATGCTTCTTTGAAGTTCCGCCAATCTTTCCCAAAAAGAGTCCGAGGAAAATCATGACCATACAAATGTCCAACACCTTTCGACAAATATGCCCTTCTCATTTCATCTCTAATTTCTGGAGTTGCATACTCTTCAATTTGCTTACGTGTGCCAGGATCAGGATCCACATCAGCTAAATTAAATGCCGGAGGAATGCCCTACAACATCAAATGGCACCATATCAAAACCGAGTGTCCTGTTACTGCTATCTGCTATTCAACATTCCAAGTTTCCAACTAACATATCAAAGGAAGCGGATACAAGAAGACTAGAAGAGGATACCTGCCGGTCGTCGGAGTCATGTGGTCGCTCTCGCTTCCGTTTGGCTCTGGCCGCCGAAGCTGCTGCCTCTGCCACAGCTGCCGCATCTTTGACAGCAGCAGCCTCAGCCTCAGCTTCTTCGAGTTCGACAGCAGCAGCTATGCCTATCCAATCCACCTCTTCGCCGGAgtccatctcttcgccgaaatcAATCACCGGCACAGCCCCCACTGCCGCCCCTCGCCGCTAGCCCGACCTCCAGGCTCCAGCACCAGCACCGGTCCACACAGCTGCAGTATCGGCCCCCTCCCTCGCCGATGCAGGAGCGAGAAGATGAAGGAGCCGCCCCTCGCGCCCGGGAACCCCTGGCCTCTGGGCTCTGGCGGCGGCGCAACACCGCAGCAGCAAGCAGTAGGTCGTCTAGGTCGTGCAGAGGGAGGGGAACGGTGGATTGGATTTCTGGATCGAGGACTAGTCAGCAGATCTAACAGACGTTTATTTTGGGCCTGTAGAAAATAGCCCAGTCCACCGGCGGACCGGCCCACATCTCTCTGCTTTCCTCTTATCCCTTCGCTCGCTGGCTGCCGCACGAACAGAGACGCCGCACCCACTGGTTTTCTCCGCCGCCGGAGGAAGATAGGTAGGTAGGGGTCGATCCTCCGCCGCCGGCGACCCGGGGCGGCCGCGCCAGCTCGCCCCAATGGTGGGTCCGCCACTGGCCATGCACACGCCAAGCCTGACGAGCAACTCCGGGGCAAAATCGAACCTGCATCATAGGATGGTAGCCACGGTCGAGTGGGGCGCAGAGACTACGGTGCTCGAGGTGAGCGCGTTGGATGCAGCCGTACTGGATATGCGTACAGTGCAAGGAACACAGGGTGGCGCTGCACCTGTAGCCTCAGTTGTTTCTTCGTTGGATCCATCATGGATCGGGTTACACTCTCACAATGATATGGGAACAAGCATAAACACGGATGGAGCCTTGGCAAGGGAGATGGCTATCCAAGGCCGCTAGAGTGATTCTGATGAATTCCTCCTTTATTAGCCTCCTAATGTATCTCATGGGATTCTATAATTTACATGAATCCCTCCATCAGGAGGTAACCAAAATCCTCTCCCGGTTTTTCTAGGCCGGCTTGAATAATAAACAGAAATACCACATGGTGAAGTGGTCTGAAATCTGTAAGCCTAAGGACCAGGGTGGTCTTGGGGTCATCTCATCCAAGCGGATGAATATCGCCCTCCTCTCGAAATGGCTCTGGCGGA
The sequence above is drawn from the Triticum aestivum cultivar Chinese Spring chromosome 7A, IWGSC CS RefSeq v2.1, whole genome shotgun sequence genome and encodes:
- the LOC123153646 gene encoding zinc finger MYM-type protein 1-like, which produces MDSGEEVDWIGIAAAVELEEAEAEAAAVKDAAAVAEAAASAARAKRKRERPHDSDDRQGIPPAFNLADVDPDPGTRKQIEEYATPEIRDEMRRAYLSKGVGHLYGHDFPRTLFGKDWRNFKEAWFANQKGESLERLLGVKHVLDTTSASLKRSLDAMFVKHNLSMSRLRGQGYDGASNMRGEFNGLKKLVLDVNPYAFYVHCFAHQLQLVVVAVVKGVLAVSDFFGHTNKIVNMVSASCKRKDALLQKHHDNLVLQLEHGEILSGKGEHQETSLARPGDTRWGSHHKTLIRIYQMWDSVVEVLHGISLDGADADDRGLASGFMINMETFEFVLILHLMLRVLGLTNDLSQALQQKDQNIVCAMNMIVSVKSLLQKLRDDGWEPLLISTTNFCAARNIIVPNMDDNISARGYPRRSRKMVTCLHHYKVTIFNEVLDRNIVEMNNRFSETSTRLLKCIACLDPRDSFSNFDHDKLVELANIYSIDFSSQELYLLTDQLNIYIDVMKRSTEFLACDSLSSLALKLVQSRQHLVFPLVYRLIRLALTLPVATASVERVFSAMNIIKTDLRNKMGDDWLNDLMVCFVEREIFAKISDKEIMVHFHALKNRRGHLPPQPRVQYAITS